The DNA window ATCGCCGGGAACCCCAGCGACAGTAGCTGTCGCTCCCGTCTCCCGCCTGCGATTGGGGCCACACCCGCCCTCGGTCGCAATGCCAACGTTGACACTCTCTCGAGTGGGACACTCGAGGCATGACCGAGGTCGAGACGTCACGGACGAAGGCGTGGTTGATGGCGGCACGCCCACAGACCTTACCTGCGGCTGCAGCGCCCGTCATCGTCGGAACCGGACTCGCGGTCCACGAAGAGGTGTTCGCGCTGTTGCCGGCAGTGATGGCGTTCGTCGGCGCGGCGCTAATCCAGATCGGGACGAACTTCGCGAACGACTACTACGACGCGATCAAGGGGGCCGACACGGAGGATCGGGAAGGATTCACTCGAGTCACGCAGGCCGGCATTATCTCCCCGGAACAGGTGAAACTCGCGACGATCGTCACGTTCGCGCTGGCGATCCTCTCGGGGACCTACCTGGTCTACGTCGGCGGCGTCCCGATCCTCGCGATCGGACTCGTGAGCGTGCTCTGTGGCTGGGCCTACACGGGTGGACCCTATCCGCTGGGCTATCACGGCTTGGGCGACCTCTTCGTCTTCGTCTTCTTCGGAATCGTGGCGGTGATGGGCACCTTCTA is part of the Natronobacterium texcoconense genome and encodes:
- a CDS encoding 1,4-dihydroxy-2-naphthoate polyprenyltransferase gives rise to the protein MTEVETSRTKAWLMAARPQTLPAAAAPVIVGTGLAVHEEVFALLPAVMAFVGAALIQIGTNFANDYYDAIKGADTEDREGFTRVTQAGIISPEQVKLATIVTFALAILSGTYLVYVGGVPILAIGLVSVLCGWAYTGGPYPLGYHGLGDLFVFVFFGIVAVMGTFYVQATAVLAEPLTTTVPAGTVTLAAFVASLPVAAISTCIIIVNNVRDRETDAEAGKRTLAVRLGYRWSRIEFVALLALAYLAPLWFWPISGEFGPAVLLPLVTLPYAAVIARTVCTRTGGEALNPALEGTGKLLALYAVLFAVGLSI